A genomic region of Salvelinus namaycush isolate Seneca chromosome 7, SaNama_1.0, whole genome shotgun sequence contains the following coding sequences:
- the LOC120051036 gene encoding gamma-soluble NSF attachment protein-like — MAAKINEAHDHIAKAEKYLKTSFMKWKPDYDSAASEYSKAAVAFKNAKMLEEAKEAYLQEAEAHTNNKTLFHAAKALEAAGMMLKDMQRIPEAIQYIERASMMYVENGTPDTAALALDRAGKLIESQDLAKAVDLYQKAASVFENEDRLRQAVEMLGKASRLLVRQHKLDEAAVSIQKEKNMYKEIENYPTCFKKTIAQVLVHLHRNDFVAADKCVRESYSLPGFSGSEDCIALEQLLQGYDEQDEDQVHCVCNSPLFKYMDNDYAKLSISLRVPGGGKKKAPASAADAGEGGAGAGEADEDEYAGGLC, encoded by the exons ATGGCTGCGAAAATCAACGAGGCGCACGACCACATTGCCAAGGCTGAAAAATA TTTAAAGactagcttcatgaaatggaagCCTGACTATGACAGTGCTGCATCAGAGTACTCAAAAGCAG CTGTTGCCTTTAAAAATGCCAAGATGCTTGAAGAAGCGAAGGAGGCATACCTGCAAGAGGCAGAGGCACATACCAACAACAAAAC ACTTTTCCATGCAGCCAA AGCACTTGAGGCAGCTGGTATGATGCTCAAG GACATGCAGAGGATACCAGAGGCTATCCAGTATATTGAGAGAGCAAGCATGATGTATGTAGAGAATGGCACACCAGACACTGCAGCCTTGGCCCTCGACAGAGCTGGAAA GCTAATCGAATCACAGGATCTAGCAAAAGCAGTGGATCTGTACCAGAAAGCTGCATCAGTATTTGAG AATGAAGACCGTCTACGTCAAGCTGTAGAGATGCTGGGGAAAGCATCAAGACTTCTCGTCAGGCAACACAA GCTTGATGAAGCAGCAGTGTCGATTCAGAAGGAAAAGAACATGTATAAAGAAATAGAGAATTACCCAACGTGTTTTAAG AAAACCATTGCCCAAGTGCTAGTCCACCTTCACAGAAATGACTTCGTAGCAGCAGATAAATGTGTTCGAGAGAGTTACAG TCTGCCAGGTTTCAGTGGGAGTGAGGACTGCATTGCCTTGGAGCAGCTCCTGCAGGGCTACGACGAGCAGGATGAGGACCAAGTGCACTGCGTCTGTAACTCGCCCTTATTCAAGTACATGGACAATGAT TATGCAAAGTTGTCCATCAGCCTGAGGGTTCCAGGGGGGGGTAAGAAGAAGGCTCCTGCTTCAGCTGCCGATGCTGGGGAAGGAGGAGCGGGGGCAGGGGAGGCTGATGAGGATGAGTACGCTGGTGGGCTATGTTAG
- the LOC120050358 gene encoding twisted gastrulation protein homolog 1-A-like has translation MKSTQILLSTALIFLLSGLSMITACNKALCASDVSKCLIQELCQCRPSDGNCSCCKECMLCLGTLWEECCDCVGMCNPRNYSDTPATSKSTVEELYRPIPSLFRALTEGEAPINMMVVSFPVAEELSYHENLVSFLETLEDQHQNVSLTGNSIHASYDNTQSTEDNMCTVVYFDDCVSIRQCKQYCESMGGSKYRWFHNACCECIGPECLDYGSKTVKCMNCLL, from the exons ATGAAGTCTACTCAAATTTTACTATCCACTGCACTTATTTTCCTTCTATCTGGACTTTCCATGATTACCGCCTGCAACAAGGCTCTCTGTGCCAGTGATGTCAGCAAGTGCCTCATTCAG GAGCTGTGTCAGTGCAGGCCCTCTGATGGGAACTGCTCATGCTGTAAGGAGTGTATGCTCTGTCTGGGCACGCTGTGGGAGGAGTGCTGCGACTGTGTGG GGATGTGTAACCCCAGGAACTACAGCGACACTCCGGCTACCTCCAAGAGCACGGTGGAGGAACTCTACCGACCCATCCCCTCACTGTTCCGTGCCCTCACCGAGGGTGAAGCACCCATCAACATGATGGTAGTATCCTTCCCCGTGGCTGAGGAACTATCTTACCATGAGAACCTGGTGTCTTTCCTGGAAACTCTGGAGGACCAGCACCAAAATGTCTCCCTGACCGGGAACAGTATCCACGCCAGCTACGATAACACCCAAAGtactgaag ATAACATGTGCACTGTGGTGTACTTTGACGACTGCGTGTCCATCCGCCAGTGCAAGCAATACTGCGAGTCCATGGGGGGCTCCAAATATCGCTGGTTCCACAATGCCTGCTGTGAGTGTATCGGCCCAGAATGCCTCGACTACGGCAGCAAAACCGTCAAGTGTATGAACTGCCTGCTCTGA